One window of Siniperca chuatsi isolate FFG_IHB_CAS linkage group LG15, ASM2008510v1, whole genome shotgun sequence genomic DNA carries:
- the LOC122862054 gene encoding E3 ubiquitin ligase TRAF3IP2-like isoform X2, with the protein MEKSEKVPELKVFSTTKSENSIQLLSPEVTVNQIFHANPSHERFISTCCMDAHYFCQKSPCRVEQVNQAFRNHLAHAAQHKELMRHRELGDRGANPARISLHHQPPDGCSPRPAETREGDTRGECSCWESGLNQCGATGPAKRDTTRGEDGYTFQLQSDEEDLEPPLPLRSDEWLHCSPFLPPHHCMHNYDLHHTMDVRYYHSGGEEQYNLNLFNRYLPQPCHHSAPWQHRPWDDTQNWLRRQDNFINDILAQESVSVNVPQFSVPPVEGMSQVSVMNLSSAAAEASVSHPHEKRRTISLLRNIFITHSSDVSSEIVPFVDFLTKQGFRPAIDLFDNPIRCMDKWKDSYLKDPSNLIIIAISPKYKADIEGSVVDSHGLHTKYIHSMMQNEFIQQGSLNFRFIPVLFLNAFQKHVPSWLQNTRVYRWPQDTEDLLLRLLREERYVPPPVPMELTLIIRPVAPSSAATL; encoded by the exons ATGGAGAAATCAGAAAAAGTACCAGAACTGAAAGTGTTTTCCACTACAAAGTCAGAAAATTCCATTCAACTTTTGAGCCCTGAAGTCACAGTAAACCAAATATTTCATGCTAATCCTTCTCATGAAAGATTCATATCAACCTGTTGCATGGATGCACATTATTTCTGCCAAAAAAGCCCATGTAGAGTCGAACAAGTGAACCAAGCGTTCAGGAATCACCTTGCTCATGCTGCGCAGCATAAAGAGCTGATGCGGCACAGAGAGCTAGGAGATAGAGGAGCGAACCCTGCCAGGATCAGTCTCCATCATCAACCTCCTGATGGCTGTAGCCCTCGTCCTGCAGAAACCAGAGAGGGTGACACAAGAGGAGAGTGCTCTTGTTGGGAGTCTGGACTTAACCAGTGTGGAGCAACAGGGCCTGCAAAAAGAGACACAACTAG aGGGGAAGATGGATACACCTTTCAGCTTCAGAGTGATGAGGAAGATCTTGAGCCTCCCTTGCCGCTAAGATCAGATGAGTGGCTGCACTGCAGTCCCTTTCTACCTCCTCACCACTGCATGCACAACTATG ACCTTCATCATACTATGGATGTCAGGTATTATCATTCTGGAGGAGAAGAGCAGTACAACCTCAATCTATTCAACAGATACCTACCTCAGCCATGTCACCACTCTGCTCCTTGGCAGCACAGACCCTGGGATGACACCcaaaactg GCTCCGACGTCAAGATAACTTTATAAATGACATCTTGGCTCAGGAAAGCGTCTCAGTTAACGTGCCTCAGTTCTCCGTCCCCCCTGTGGAGGGCATGTCACAGGTCAGTGTGATGAACCTGAGCTCCGCGGCAGCAGAGGCGTCCGTCTCACATCCACATGAGAAAAGAAGAACCATCAGTCTGCTTC gaaacatttttataaCTCATTCTTCGGACGTTTCTTCAGAGATAGTCCCCTTCGTAGACTTCCTCACAAAGCAAGGTTTTCGACCAGCT ATTGACTTATTTGACAACCCCATCAGATGTATGGACAAGTGGAAGGACAGTTACCTGAAAGAT ccATCAAACCTGATTATCATCGCCATCAGTCCAAAGTATAAGGCGGACATTGAAGGATCCGTAGTGGATAGTCATGGTCTGCACACTAAATATATTCACTCCATG ATGCAGAATGAATTCATCCAGCAAGGCAGCTTGAATTTCAGATTCATACCGGTTCTCTTCCTCAATGCATTCCAG AAGCACGTCCCAAGTTGGCTTCAGAACACGCGTGTTTACCGCTGGCCCCAGGACACTGAGGATTTGTTACTGCGGCTGCTCAGGGAGGAGAGATATGTTCCTCCTCCTGTACCTATGGAGCTCACCCTCATCATCAGACCTGTGGCCCCCAGCTCTGCAGCTACACTGTAA
- the LOC122862054 gene encoding E3 ubiquitin ligase TRAF3IP2-like isoform X1 produces MEKSEKVPELKVFSTTKSENSIQLLSPEVTVNQIFHANPSHERFISTCCMDAHYFCQKSPCRVEQVNQAFRNHLAHAAQHKELMRHRELGDRGANPARISLHHQPPDGCSPRPAETREGDTRGECSCWESGLNQCGATGPAKRDTTRGEDGYTFQLQSDEEDLEPPLPLRSDEWLHCSPFLPPHHCMHNYDLHHTMDVRYYHSGGEEQYNLNLFNRYLPQPCHHSAPWQHRPWDDTQNWLRRQDNFINDILAQESVSVNVPQFSVPPVEGMSQVSVMNLSSAAAEASVSHPHEKRRTISLLRECRNIFITHSSDVSSEIVPFVDFLTKQGFRPAIDLFDNPIRCMDKWKDSYLKDPSNLIIIAISPKYKADIEGSVVDSHGLHTKYIHSMMQNEFIQQGSLNFRFIPVLFLNAFQKHVPSWLQNTRVYRWPQDTEDLLLRLLREERYVPPPVPMELTLIIRPVAPSSAATL; encoded by the exons ATGGAGAAATCAGAAAAAGTACCAGAACTGAAAGTGTTTTCCACTACAAAGTCAGAAAATTCCATTCAACTTTTGAGCCCTGAAGTCACAGTAAACCAAATATTTCATGCTAATCCTTCTCATGAAAGATTCATATCAACCTGTTGCATGGATGCACATTATTTCTGCCAAAAAAGCCCATGTAGAGTCGAACAAGTGAACCAAGCGTTCAGGAATCACCTTGCTCATGCTGCGCAGCATAAAGAGCTGATGCGGCACAGAGAGCTAGGAGATAGAGGAGCGAACCCTGCCAGGATCAGTCTCCATCATCAACCTCCTGATGGCTGTAGCCCTCGTCCTGCAGAAACCAGAGAGGGTGACACAAGAGGAGAGTGCTCTTGTTGGGAGTCTGGACTTAACCAGTGTGGAGCAACAGGGCCTGCAAAAAGAGACACAACTAG aGGGGAAGATGGATACACCTTTCAGCTTCAGAGTGATGAGGAAGATCTTGAGCCTCCCTTGCCGCTAAGATCAGATGAGTGGCTGCACTGCAGTCCCTTTCTACCTCCTCACCACTGCATGCACAACTATG ACCTTCATCATACTATGGATGTCAGGTATTATCATTCTGGAGGAGAAGAGCAGTACAACCTCAATCTATTCAACAGATACCTACCTCAGCCATGTCACCACTCTGCTCCTTGGCAGCACAGACCCTGGGATGACACCcaaaactg GCTCCGACGTCAAGATAACTTTATAAATGACATCTTGGCTCAGGAAAGCGTCTCAGTTAACGTGCCTCAGTTCTCCGTCCCCCCTGTGGAGGGCATGTCACAGGTCAGTGTGATGAACCTGAGCTCCGCGGCAGCAGAGGCGTCCGTCTCACATCCACATGAGAAAAGAAGAACCATCAGTCTGCTTCGTGAGTGCC gaaacatttttataaCTCATTCTTCGGACGTTTCTTCAGAGATAGTCCCCTTCGTAGACTTCCTCACAAAGCAAGGTTTTCGACCAGCT ATTGACTTATTTGACAACCCCATCAGATGTATGGACAAGTGGAAGGACAGTTACCTGAAAGAT ccATCAAACCTGATTATCATCGCCATCAGTCCAAAGTATAAGGCGGACATTGAAGGATCCGTAGTGGATAGTCATGGTCTGCACACTAAATATATTCACTCCATG ATGCAGAATGAATTCATCCAGCAAGGCAGCTTGAATTTCAGATTCATACCGGTTCTCTTCCTCAATGCATTCCAG AAGCACGTCCCAAGTTGGCTTCAGAACACGCGTGTTTACCGCTGGCCCCAGGACACTGAGGATTTGTTACTGCGGCTGCTCAGGGAGGAGAGATATGTTCCTCCTCCTGTACCTATGGAGCTCACCCTCATCATCAGACCTGTGGCCCCCAGCTCTGCAGCTACACTGTAA